A window of Pseudodesulfovibrio hydrargyri contains these coding sequences:
- a CDS encoding OmpA family protein → MLTFSFAFAATANAKMVKKVDNFILFVDQSGSMAMRNADGIKKIEKAKSDMLALNAAIPALDYNSAVVLFAPFEVQCSPKPYSDANVAAAVNGIDADYQIFNRRTPMGAGLDDINPILGKMSGKTALIIFTDGESNYGADPVAVAKNLYAKYGSNLCVHVVSYAESPEGQAVVDGIRAAFPCSVPADGATFADAGALNKYAKDVFYADMAEPAPAPMAPMAPMTPAKEVVSFNLNFGFDKYQITDEMIPVLEQAKMILDEDPAATYEISGHTDSTGTEAYNQGLSERRANSVMKWLTDNGISTDRLEAKGYGELSPKYDNSTKEGRKLNRRVDIQTK, encoded by the coding sequence ATGTTGACTTTCTCCTTCGCGTTTGCCGCCACAGCCAACGCCAAGATGGTCAAGAAAGTCGATAACTTCATCCTCTTTGTCGACCAGTCCGGCTCCATGGCCATGCGCAACGCCGACGGCATCAAGAAAATCGAAAAGGCCAAAAGCGACATGCTGGCCCTGAACGCCGCCATCCCCGCCCTCGACTACAATTCGGCCGTGGTCCTGTTCGCGCCGTTTGAGGTCCAGTGCTCGCCCAAGCCGTATTCCGACGCCAACGTGGCCGCCGCGGTCAACGGCATCGACGCGGACTACCAGATCTTCAACCGCCGCACCCCCATGGGCGCAGGCCTTGACGACATCAACCCGATCCTCGGCAAGATGTCCGGCAAGACCGCGCTGATCATCTTCACCGACGGCGAGTCCAACTACGGCGCCGACCCGGTGGCCGTGGCCAAGAACCTGTACGCCAAGTACGGCTCCAACCTCTGCGTCCACGTGGTCAGCTACGCCGAATCCCCCGAGGGCCAGGCAGTGGTCGACGGCATCCGCGCCGCCTTCCCCTGCTCCGTGCCCGCCGACGGCGCGACCTTCGCCGACGCCGGCGCGCTGAACAAGTACGCCAAGGACGTCTTCTACGCCGACATGGCCGAGCCCGCCCCGGCCCCCATGGCCCCCATGGCTCCGATGACTCCGGCCAAGGAAGTGGTCTCCTTCAACCTGAACTTCGGCTTCGACAAGTACCAGATCACCGACGAGATGATCCCGGTGCTGGAGCAGGCCAAGATGATCCTGGACGAAGACCCGGCCGCCACCTACGAGATATCGGGCCACACCGACTCCACCGGTACCGAGGCCTACAACCAGGGGCTTTCCGAGCGCCGCGCCAACTCCGTCATGAAGTGGCTGACCGACAACGGCATCAGCACCGACCGCCTGGAAGCCAAGGGCTACGGCGAGCTGTCGCCCAAGTACGACAACTCCACCAAGGAAGGGCGCAAGCTCAACCGCAGGGTTGATATCCAGACCAAGTAA
- a CDS encoding endonuclease/exonuclease/phosphatase family protein has translation MINYWPLKYETAGMRRRTVDGLRALRGLVRDRMPGLTQHDTLVLGTWNIRNFDDNRFGHGPRIKESLYFIAEVVSAFDVLAVQEICRDLGPLRQLMRLLGPGWDYIVTDVAEQDGGNRERLGFIYNKAKVRFKGVAGEMVLPVRDLIAHGDKRLQPSRSPFGCEFQAGWFRFLFTTVHIYFGKESQGSPEYARRVAEIDAVAANIAKRAEKEPCSYILVGDFNIDEMGDPSGNALVRNGFEAAQNNVGSNADKTRFYDQISWLPRKGTVRQTRSARNQGVLDVLSAVMNEDRFPDYRPAVEATVQGQLDKVRTERALRLAKSQDVADQDRRIAKLSAQLGDSEALKDYYLKTWRTFQISDHLPLWVELSIDFSAEYLTRLRNMTGTEKKDNVDIPM, from the coding sequence ATGATCAACTACTGGCCGCTCAAGTATGAAACCGCCGGCATGCGCCGCCGCACCGTGGACGGACTGCGCGCCCTGCGCGGGCTCGTCCGGGACCGCATGCCCGGCTTAACCCAGCACGACACCCTGGTGCTCGGCACCTGGAACATCCGCAACTTCGATGACAACCGCTTCGGCCACGGCCCGCGCATCAAGGAATCCCTGTACTTCATCGCCGAGGTCGTCTCGGCCTTCGACGTCCTGGCCGTGCAGGAAATCTGCCGCGACCTCGGGCCGCTCAGGCAGCTCATGCGCCTGCTCGGACCGGGCTGGGACTACATCGTCACCGACGTGGCCGAGCAGGACGGCGGCAACCGCGAACGGCTCGGATTCATCTACAACAAGGCCAAAGTCCGCTTCAAAGGCGTGGCCGGGGAGATGGTCCTGCCGGTCAGGGACCTCATCGCCCACGGCGACAAGCGCTTGCAACCCTCCCGCTCGCCCTTCGGCTGCGAGTTCCAGGCGGGCTGGTTCCGCTTCCTGTTCACCACGGTGCACATCTATTTCGGCAAGGAGAGCCAGGGCTCCCCGGAATACGCCCGGCGCGTGGCCGAGATCGACGCCGTGGCCGCCAACATCGCCAAACGGGCCGAAAAGGAGCCGTGCAGCTACATCCTGGTGGGCGACTTCAACATCGACGAGATGGGCGACCCCTCGGGCAACGCGCTGGTCCGCAACGGCTTCGAGGCCGCCCAGAACAACGTGGGCTCCAACGCGGACAAGACCCGGTTCTATGACCAGATTTCCTGGCTGCCGCGCAAGGGAACGGTCCGCCAGACCCGCTCCGCCCGCAACCAGGGCGTCCTGGACGTGCTCTCCGCAGTCATGAACGAGGACCGGTTCCCGGACTACCGGCCAGCCGTCGAGGCCACGGTACAGGGCCAACTCGACAAGGTCCGGACCGAACGCGCCCTGCGTCTGGCCAAGTCCCAGGACGTCGCCGACCAGGACAGGCGCATCGCCAAATTGTCCGCCCAGCTGGGCGATTCCGAGGCGCTCAAGGACTACTATCTGAAGACCTGGCGGACCTTTCAGATCAGCGACCACCTGCCCCTGTGGGTGGAGCTGTCCATCGACTTCAGCGCCGAGTACCTGACCCGGCTGCGGAACATGACCGGCACCGAAAAGAAGGACAACGTGGATATCCCCATGTAG
- a CDS encoding YwbE family protein has protein sequence MDGRNRKDIRPGQRVNIVLKKDQRTGRLTEGTVATLLTKSPTHPHGIKVRLTDGQVGRVKEILGQEG, from the coding sequence ATGGACGGAAGAAACCGCAAGGACATACGCCCCGGCCAGCGCGTCAACATCGTGCTCAAAAAGGACCAGCGCACCGGCAGGCTGACCGAGGGCACGGTCGCGACCCTGCTGACCAAGTCGCCCACCCATCCGCACGGCATCAAGGTCCGCCTGACCGACGGCCAGGTGGGCCGGGTCAAGGAAATCCTCGGACAGGAGGGTTGA
- a CDS encoding YaiI/YqxD family protein: protein MRIWVDADACPNVIKEILFKAAQRRQVPLTLVANTPLRVPPSPLIDTVLVGAGFNVADNEIARRVNHGDLVVTADIPLADAVVAKGATGLNPRGELYTEDNVKGLLRMRNLMEELRSADLAPGGPAPLGPKDKQQFTNQLDRFLTKAGK from the coding sequence CTGCGCATCTGGGTGGACGCAGACGCCTGCCCCAACGTGATCAAGGAAATCCTGTTCAAGGCCGCCCAGCGCCGCCAGGTGCCGCTGACACTGGTGGCCAACACGCCGCTTCGGGTACCGCCCTCCCCGCTCATCGACACCGTGCTCGTGGGCGCGGGCTTCAACGTGGCCGACAACGAGATCGCCCGCCGGGTCAACCACGGCGACCTGGTCGTCACCGCCGACATCCCCCTGGCCGACGCCGTGGTCGCCAAGGGCGCCACCGGCCTCAACCCGCGCGGCGAACTCTACACCGAGGACAACGTCAAGGGCCTCCTGCGCATGCGCAACCTCATGGAGGAACTCCGCTCCGCCGACCTCGCCCCCGGCGGCCCCGCCCCGCTCGGCCCCAAAGACAAACAACAATTCACCAACCAACTCGACCGCTTCCTGACCAAGGCCGGGAAATAA
- a CDS encoding FprA family A-type flavoprotein: MRPVEIKEGVFWLGAVDWNRRNFHGYSKAHKGTTYNNFLIVDEKVTLIDTVAEEFWGTLQCNIAQVLGDRKIDYVVANHLEPDHAGCLAKVVEKYQPEKIFTSPMGQKAMKAHFKYEDWPVEVTPTGTELSIGKRTLSFLETRMLHWPDSMLTYCPEEKLVFSNDAFGQNWATSERWADEVDRYRLEELMANYYANIVLPYSPVVLKTLATIKEMGLEIETICPDHGLMFRGDDCAWAIEKYLEFAEQKPKNKAVIVYDTMWHSTEKMAEAIACGLADEGVSVRLMCMKNNHHSDVMAEVFDAAAVIVGSPTHNNGILPLMADMLTYMKGLRPQNKIGSAVGSFGWSGECVKILTKWLEDMNMEVVEGIKNQYVPDHEVFNKCYEQGKAIAAAIKAKL, from the coding sequence ATGAGACCTGTTGAAATCAAGGAAGGCGTTTTCTGGCTCGGCGCCGTCGACTGGAACCGACGCAACTTCCACGGCTATTCCAAGGCGCACAAGGGAACCACCTACAACAATTTTCTGATCGTGGATGAGAAGGTTACCCTGATCGACACCGTGGCCGAGGAGTTCTGGGGCACCTTGCAGTGCAACATCGCCCAGGTGCTCGGCGACCGCAAGATCGACTACGTGGTGGCCAACCACCTCGAGCCCGACCATGCCGGCTGCCTGGCCAAGGTCGTGGAGAAGTACCAGCCCGAGAAGATATTCACTTCCCCCATGGGTCAGAAGGCCATGAAGGCCCACTTCAAGTACGAGGACTGGCCGGTCGAGGTCACCCCCACCGGCACCGAACTTTCCATCGGCAAGCGGACCCTCTCCTTCCTGGAGACCCGCATGCTCCACTGGCCCGACTCCATGCTGACCTACTGCCCGGAGGAGAAGCTCGTCTTTTCCAACGACGCATTCGGCCAGAACTGGGCCACGTCCGAGCGCTGGGCCGACGAGGTGGACCGCTACCGGTTGGAAGAGCTCATGGCCAACTACTACGCCAACATCGTACTGCCGTATTCCCCGGTGGTCCTCAAGACCCTGGCCACTATCAAGGAGATGGGGCTGGAGATCGAGACCATCTGCCCGGACCACGGCCTGATGTTCCGGGGCGATGACTGCGCCTGGGCCATCGAGAAGTACCTGGAGTTCGCCGAGCAGAAGCCCAAGAACAAGGCGGTCATCGTCTACGACACCATGTGGCACTCCACCGAGAAGATGGCCGAGGCCATTGCCTGCGGCCTGGCCGACGAGGGCGTGTCCGTGCGCCTCATGTGCATGAAGAACAACCACCACTCCGACGTCATGGCCGAGGTCTTCGACGCCGCCGCGGTCATCGTCGGCTCGCCGACCCACAACAACGGCATCCTGCCGCTCATGGCCGACATGCTGACCTACATGAAGGGGCTGCGCCCCCAGAACAAGATCGGCTCGGCCGTGGGTTCCTTCGGCTGGTCCGGTGAATGCGTCAAGATCCTCACCAAATGGCTCGAGGACATGAACATGGAAGTCGTGGAAGGGATCAAGAACCAGTACGTCCCCGACCACGAGGTCTTCAACAAATGCTATGAGCAGGGTAAGGCTATTGCCGCAGCGATTAAAGCGAAGCTTTAA
- the rd gene encoding rubredoxin → MQKYVCEVCGYVYDPAQGDSDSDIPAGTKFEDLPDDWTCPVCGAGKDSFVPED, encoded by the coding sequence ATGCAGAAATACGTTTGCGAAGTTTGTGGCTATGTGTACGACCCGGCCCAGGGCGATTCCGATTCCGACATCCCGGCCGGGACCAAGTTCGAGGACCTGCCCGACGATTGGACCTGTCCCGTCTGCGGTGCGGGCAAGGACAGCTTCGTACCCGAGGATTAA
- a CDS encoding rubredoxin — protein MGTYICLVCGYEYQPPLGDPESDIPPNTDFQTLPGDWACPECGAEKSNFVAEAG, from the coding sequence ATGGGAACGTACATTTGTTTAGTCTGTGGATATGAGTACCAGCCGCCGTTGGGCGATCCCGAGTCAGATATCCCGCCGAATACCGATTTCCAAACCCTGCCTGGAGACTGGGCTTGTCCGGAGTGCGGCGCGGAAAAGAGCAATTTTGTCGCCGAAGCCGGTTGA
- a CDS encoding rubredoxin, translated as MALPEEMYQCQTVNCGYIYNPDKGDRKGKIPKGTRFEDLPDDWRCPICGGTKKCFRPLAGPGSTMGDCELPVESDAKD; from the coding sequence ATGGCCCTGCCCGAAGAGATGTACCAGTGCCAGACCGTCAACTGCGGCTATATCTACAACCCGGACAAGGGCGACCGGAAGGGGAAGATCCCCAAAGGCACCCGGTTCGAGGACCTGCCCGACGACTGGCGCTGCCCCATCTGCGGGGGCACGAAAAAATGCTTCCGGCCCCTGGCCGGTCCCGGCTCCACCATGGGCGACTGCGAACTCCCCGTTGAGAGTGATGCGAAAGATTGA
- a CDS encoding desulfoferrodoxin, with protein sequence MAIKLGEVYKCNVCGNIVMAIHEGGGDLVCCGEDMVQMTENTVDAAKEKHVPVIEKDGDKVTVKVGSVAHPMEEKHYIEWIELQVGDKVLTKMLKPGDKPEAEFCICGMSGALKAREYCNLHGLWTATA encoded by the coding sequence ATGGCTATCAAACTGGGCGAAGTGTACAAGTGTAATGTTTGCGGTAATATCGTCATGGCCATTCACGAAGGCGGCGGCGACCTGGTCTGCTGCGGCGAGGATATGGTTCAGATGACCGAAAACACCGTTGACGCCGCCAAGGAAAAGCACGTCCCCGTCATCGAGAAGGACGGCGACAAGGTCACCGTCAAGGTCGGCTCCGTGGCCCATCCCATGGAGGAGAAGCATTACATCGAATGGATCGAGCTTCAGGTCGGCGACAAGGTCCTGACCAAGATGCTCAAGCCCGGCGACAAGCCCGAGGCCGAATTCTGCATCTGCGGCATGTCCGGCGCGCTCAAGGCCCGCGAGTACTGCAACCTGCACGGCCTGTGGACCGCCACCGCCTAA
- the rbr gene encoding rubrerythrin: MSLKGTQTEKNLMYAFTGESQARNKYTYFASVAKKEGYVQISKIFEETAGHEKEHAKRLFKFLEGGTAEVTGSFPAGVIGNTLENLYAAAEGEHEENTDMYPGFAKVARQEGFNEIAAVMENIAVAERYHEERYRALIKNIETDHVFVKEEEVVWRCQNCGYNHRGSTAPVKCPACDHPQAHFELKDTNW; the protein is encoded by the coding sequence ATGTCACTGAAGGGAACCCAGACCGAGAAAAATCTGATGTACGCGTTTACGGGCGAATCCCAGGCCCGCAACAAATATACCTATTTCGCCAGCGTGGCCAAGAAGGAAGGCTACGTGCAGATTTCCAAGATATTCGAGGAGACCGCCGGGCACGAAAAGGAGCACGCCAAGAGGCTGTTCAAGTTCCTTGAGGGCGGCACCGCCGAGGTGACCGGCTCCTTCCCCGCCGGGGTTATCGGCAACACGCTCGAGAATCTCTATGCCGCCGCCGAGGGCGAGCATGAGGAAAACACCGACATGTACCCCGGCTTCGCCAAGGTGGCCCGCCAGGAGGGCTTCAACGAGATCGCCGCGGTCATGGAGAACATCGCCGTGGCCGAACGCTACCACGAGGAGCGCTACAGGGCGCTGATCAAGAACATCGAGACCGACCACGTCTTCGTCAAGGAGGAAGAGGTCGTCTGGCGCTGCCAGAACTGCGGTTACAATCACAGGGGCTCCACCGCTCCGGTGAAATGTCCGGCCTGCGACCATCCCCAGGCCCATTTCGAACTCAAAGACACCAACTGGTAA
- a CDS encoding Fur family transcriptional regulator, with product MAQEMGFRLSKQRKVILEELRKVKSHPTADEVYDMVRKIIPRISLGTVYRNLEFLSSKGLVLKLGAPGEQKRFDGTPDPHPHIRCEVCTAVADVECDIEIPVIPESCTSGYKILNTNVEFVGVCPKCQAARQ from the coding sequence ATGGCTCAAGAAATGGGTTTCAGGCTTTCCAAACAGCGGAAAGTGATTTTGGAAGAGTTGCGCAAGGTGAAGTCCCATCCCACGGCGGACGAGGTCTACGACATGGTGCGCAAGATCATCCCCAGGATCAGCCTGGGCACGGTCTACCGCAACCTCGAGTTCCTGTCGTCCAAGGGGCTGGTGCTCAAGCTGGGCGCCCCCGGCGAACAGAAACGGTTCGACGGCACCCCGGACCCGCACCCGCACATTCGCTGCGAGGTCTGCACCGCCGTGGCCGACGTGGAATGCGACATCGAGATCCCGGTCATCCCGGAAAGCTGCACCAGCGGCTACAAGATTCTGAACACCAATGTGGAATTCGTGGGCGTCTGCCCCAAGTGCCAGGCCGCGCGGCAGTAA
- a CDS encoding methyl-accepting chemotaxis protein — MDNFITRSLGVKLILLSSLLTILAFAGLFAYSSMSTKDHTLQEVAVAAERVADMLYIAIEDPMAKGDNEGTEIKFLQMSERYPDIKVYLTDYKGEITYSTVTEAERQKIFDVRPEAGLPELVARGLKEKLAEGKLEDIDGKSHFVEVKTIENNPFCYHCHGRSHDILGAMVVAVDVSPQYNALLENQLKSAGISVLGVLALLAALIIFMRRAIVNRITSIADTAEDVAGGNLDARFEVAGTDELGSLSRYLGAMVGQIKNQLEYNQSVLSGIVVPLFVTDAKQTLQFANPPLQAILDVSEEELKGRTVSDVFDCENEDGSTCNAGDVIALGEPLNGRFLFTRPDGTTYPLLFEASPLKDAEGDTVGVICVLIDLTREEEDKRSIEQQRQNLLEVANEVTQVANKLNEASNALSTQMDQLANGVDTSANETGQVATAMEEMNATVLEVARNASETAEASDQANKVAASGGVVVGKTVEEINSVAAITENLAEALASLSSRAENIGQVMAVINDIADQTNLLALNAAIEAARAGEAGRGFAVVADEVRKLAEKTMDATKEVEGAISLIQQSTTNVVKEMDTAKKRVLNTSDMAREAGGVLDEIVKHSDSIADMVNGIATAAEQQSSTSDEINTRVTQINNLSQEVLAGIRKSNQGIQEVSELAGKLARLVAKFRD, encoded by the coding sequence ATGGACAATTTCATCACGCGCTCCCTGGGGGTCAAGCTCATCCTGTTGTCGTCCCTGCTGACCATCCTGGCCTTTGCCGGGCTGTTCGCCTACAGCTCCATGTCCACCAAGGACCACACGCTTCAGGAGGTGGCCGTCGCCGCCGAACGGGTGGCGGACATGCTTTACATCGCCATCGAGGACCCCATGGCCAAAGGGGACAACGAGGGCACGGAAATCAAGTTTCTGCAGATGTCCGAGCGTTATCCGGACATCAAGGTCTATTTGACCGACTACAAGGGCGAGATCACCTACTCCACCGTAACCGAGGCCGAGCGCCAGAAGATATTCGACGTCCGGCCCGAGGCCGGGCTGCCCGAACTGGTGGCCAGGGGGCTCAAGGAAAAGCTGGCCGAGGGCAAGCTCGAGGACATTGACGGCAAAAGTCATTTCGTCGAGGTCAAGACCATCGAGAACAACCCGTTCTGCTACCACTGTCACGGCCGCAGCCATGATATCCTCGGGGCCATGGTCGTGGCCGTGGACGTCAGCCCGCAGTACAATGCGCTGCTCGAGAACCAGCTCAAGTCCGCGGGCATCTCGGTGCTCGGCGTCCTGGCCCTGCTGGCCGCGCTGATCATCTTCATGCGCAGGGCCATCGTCAACCGGATCACCTCCATCGCGGACACGGCCGAGGACGTGGCCGGGGGCAACCTGGACGCCCGCTTCGAAGTGGCCGGGACCGACGAGCTCGGCTCCCTGTCCCGCTATCTCGGGGCCATGGTCGGCCAGATCAAGAACCAGCTCGAATACAACCAGAGCGTGCTCAGCGGCATCGTGGTTCCCCTGTTCGTGACCGACGCCAAACAGACCCTGCAATTCGCCAACCCGCCCCTGCAGGCCATCCTCGACGTGAGCGAGGAGGAACTCAAGGGCCGTACCGTGTCCGACGTCTTCGACTGCGAGAACGAGGACGGCTCCACCTGCAACGCGGGCGACGTCATCGCCTTGGGGGAGCCGCTCAACGGCCGCTTCCTGTTCACCCGCCCGGACGGCACCACGTATCCGCTCCTGTTCGAGGCCTCGCCGCTCAAGGACGCCGAGGGCGACACCGTGGGCGTCATCTGCGTGCTCATCGACCTGACGCGCGAGGAAGAGGACAAGCGGAGCATCGAGCAGCAACGCCAGAACCTCCTGGAGGTGGCCAACGAGGTCACCCAGGTGGCCAACAAGCTCAACGAGGCCTCCAACGCCCTGTCCACCCAGATGGACCAGCTGGCCAACGGGGTGGACACCTCGGCCAATGAGACCGGCCAGGTGGCCACGGCCATGGAGGAGATGAACGCCACGGTGCTGGAGGTGGCCCGGAACGCCTCCGAGACCGCCGAGGCGTCGGACCAGGCCAACAAGGTGGCCGCCTCGGGCGGCGTGGTGGTGGGCAAGACCGTGGAGGAGATCAACTCCGTGGCCGCCATCACCGAGAACCTGGCCGAGGCCCTGGCCTCCCTGTCCAGCCGGGCCGAGAATATCGGCCAGGTCATGGCCGTGATCAACGACATTGCGGACCAGACCAACCTGCTGGCGCTCAACGCGGCCATCGAGGCGGCCCGTGCGGGCGAGGCCGGGCGCGGATTCGCCGTGGTCGCGGACGAGGTCCGCAAGCTGGCCGAGAAGACCATGGACGCCACCAAGGAGGTCGAGGGGGCCATCTCCCTGATCCAGCAGTCCACCACGAACGTGGTCAAGGAGATGGACACCGCCAAGAAGCGGGTCCTGAATACCTCGGACATGGCCCGGGAGGCGGGCGGCGTGCTCGACGAGATCGTCAAGCACTCCGACTCCATCGCCGACATGGTCAACGGCATCGCCACCGCGGCGGAGCAGCAGTCCTCGACCTCGGACGAGATCAACACCCGGGTGACCCAGATCAATAACCTCTCCCAGGAGGTCCTGGCCGGCATCCGCAAGTCCAACCAGGGTATCCAGGAGGTCTCGGAACTGGCCGGGAAGCTGGCCAGGCTGGTGGCCAAGTTCCGCGACTAA
- a CDS encoding cytochrome c family protein, with amino-acid sequence MFKRSFWIKGCCAVSLAALVVSVAWTGTGRTDSGRYVGSKACSECHDLEYGNYKKFAKKAHSGESVKIMMGDLTKDELAECYGCHMTGYGKPGGFVSFERTPELAEAGCEVCHGPGYDHVESGGDPDLIRKNLSLDDCAGCHNPERVAAFDFKPLLFGGAH; translated from the coding sequence ATGTTCAAAAGATCGTTTTGGATCAAGGGCTGCTGCGCGGTATCGCTGGCAGCCCTTGTCGTATCCGTCGCCTGGACGGGTACGGGCCGGACGGATTCCGGCCGCTACGTCGGTTCAAAGGCGTGCAGCGAATGTCACGACCTGGAATACGGCAATTACAAGAAATTCGCCAAAAAGGCCCACTCCGGGGAGTCCGTCAAGATCATGATGGGCGACCTGACCAAGGACGAACTGGCCGAGTGCTACGGCTGCCACATGACCGGGTACGGCAAGCCGGGCGGGTTCGTCAGCTTCGAGCGGACCCCGGAGCTGGCCGAGGCCGGGTGCGAGGTCTGCCACGGGCCGGGCTACGACCATGTGGAGTCCGGGGGCGACCCGGACCTGATCCGGAAGAACCTGAGTCTGGACGACTGTGCCGGGTGCCATAATCCCGAGCGGGTCGCGGCCTTTGACTTCAAGCCGCTGTTGTTCGGCGGGGCGCACTAG